The Hippoglossus hippoglossus isolate fHipHip1 chromosome 16, fHipHip1.pri, whole genome shotgun sequence genomic sequence GTCCTCAGTGTTCTGGAGAAGCCTGATTTTTTCCTGTCGGTGCCACGTGACCTGAACCTTTTCAACGATTTCTGAGGTTTGATCTTTTCTCTTCACCTCTGTGTAAGGTGGCCGGGTTGAACGGCGGCGGGCTGATCTCGGTGTACGCTCGCTCTCGGGGCACGGACGACTTCATCTCCATGTAGCTGCACTCCGGGGGGCAGAAGGGAAGACCCGGCAGGTCTTTGATGGTGGCGTAAGGATTCTCGCTGTtcagagagctgctgctcacCGCCACCGTGTCCTTCAGCTCTGCCACCGCACAGGACGCCAAGAGACACAGGTTAACACATGAAGAGCATATAGACTGTAGTAGAGACACTGCACATCAACAGGGTCAAATCAAGCATTTCCCTTCATGACTGAGATGAGAAGTTATGAAGTCCAGAGTCTGACAGAGAAAAGTTTATTCTATAGATGGTTTATGAGTTGAgatcaataatcaattaatcatcatcatcacttggAAATGTTAATGACAAATCTTCATGACATTTTCATCGGCTACTGTTTTAGTTGATCTAAAAGTTTTCAACAAGTTGGTGAAAAACAAGAGTCTCGCATGTTAGCTCGCTCTGGGCTGTACTACAGCAGAggtttgagctaaatgctatcATCTGCATGCTAACGTGCCGATGTTATATTGTGTAACACGTTTATCATCTCAGACAAGTCACTAGTGTACGCAAACATGGCAACACAGTCGGAAAGTCATCAGtttaatgttagcatgctaacttggCTACAAAGTGAGAAACATCTTGTGTTCAGTCATTTGTCCGTGAACCATAGAGTCAGATTTTTAGATTTTGACTCGAAGGCACAAGATGAAAAGTCACCAAAGTAATTAGACTTGATTCTGAACAACATCCACGTAGCAAATTCCACTGAAATTCATCCAATGTGAGTTAAGATAAAAATCCAACTCAAAACCACATAAATCAACTCGCTGGAGGCTCCAGAGGAAAAAAGTTCTCTGGGGCCACATTCATTTTGTCTCACTCCATCCAGTGGGTGTCGACACGTGGAGCCATAGCAAGGGACAGAACTGTAGAGGTAATGATTGTTTGGGATTAAAATCAATATCAGCTATTGTCCGTACAATTTAATTTATGAGTGTTTAACAAAAGAAAGTTTTGTATGTGGCTAATATTCACACTGGTGTAGGTTTTGTTTCCCTACGTCTCAGTAGAAGCTgataggagaggagaggaaaaaggaaaaaaaggtgaaaacaggGCAATAAACTACCTTTGCTGTAATATTTTCCAAGGCTGGCGCTGTAGCTGTAGCTCCGATCGATTCCAAAAGCTCctgtaaacaataaaacacaaatctggCGTCTTGGATTCCATTGATGGAAAACTAATCAAAAGCAGACGAGCCGCTTTGGTATAAACCTGCAAAATCAATAGCAGGTGAGAGAACGCCTGCGATGCAACCATCTCGTTTTTATGAAGTGTTTTTATAGTCGCTCATCAGACGAGTGTTGTTGACTGAGTTGGTTGATAAACAAACACCTGAGCAGACTGAATAAAAAAGTACTTTTTAAGGTTTATACTCGGCTGACATTGACTCTGACGTCTCTACATTCATTCTCgtatattttgtcatatttgagGTTTTGATGGCCGTTATCAGAACAGGTATTTTAAAACTGATAGTTGATATTTATGTCTTTAAGAATGATCATTTCGTTATTAATCACAGAATAAGGAAAAATAATGTAGGTATTTGAGCAGTTTTACGGGTTATTTTCATGCAGCTTTGGTGAGAAAGTCGGGAAAACCaaatttttcacttttttagaTCCACTCATTTCATTTTCCCCCGCCAGGCAAactccggacccaattctccggacttcACCCGCAGGTCATATTTTGAAAACGGCTTAAATGAGTGAAATGTGAAGTAACCAAtcctccccccgcccccccccggGAAGATTCCCCCTGACGGACCTGAGTCTTTGCGGGGCTCGTGGTGTTTCCAGTCCGCAGGCAGCGTCGCGTTGCTCTCAACCCCAAACAGCCCCCGTCTCTCCCGCTCCATGTTTTTCACGCTGCAGAACAGCTGGTTATTGGTATTCTGTGTGATACACAGAATAATAACGCATAAATCAGCAACGTGAGCAAAATGTACCAAATAGAAGCTTGCCTTTGACATTGAGAAATGGCCAAGAGCTGTTTATAGCATCTATTTTTTATGGTGTCAAAAAAATCCATGTCCCTGAATACACGTCCATCTGTTGTCGACTGGATGAATTACACATTTGTTCCAGTCGCTGTGATTCCTGAACGCTTTAGCCTGAGGTGGTGTAACGGAGCTGACGTTCACCTTGATGGTGCGGTCGTGGTTGTTGGGGAGGTGCGGCAGCGGAGGCCTGTTCTGGCTCAGCGTGTGGTAGCTGGGGTTGGAGTAGTAGTGGTGGTAGCTGTAAGGAACATCTGTGGGCCAAAACAAACACGTGGAGTCGGCTGCTGTACAGTTACCTCAAGGTCAGTGACATGCATCACACCATGAAACCAAGACATAACCACAGATCGAACTTTTCGAATCTTTGTTGGACTCATTGTGTTGATGGACTttgagttatttcctgttttgttttgaagtgtctctctctcttcacttcctgtctttttctGCCTTCTCTGACTACTTCCTCTTCTTAGGTCTTAGTTTTCCCTGAGGAACATGAACCCACGAACACCCTCCATAAGTCTTTGGGATTTCAGGGTTCTTCGTTGACGTTGCTGTAGCATGTTTTTACAGGACAGGGTTGCTAGTCTGAAGCCCAACCTTCCACCATTTCTGGTTTCTGGCTTTTGCAGTTGACTTGTTAGTCCTCCTCCCTGTAGCCTGTTGCCTTCCAGGTAATTAGTTACAGTCTCATACCACGTGAGATCTGATAACTTACTATTTTCACCTGTCTCGTTAGAGAGTCTTTGCCAGTTTCATCTCATCAGTCAGTTTCCCTGTCAGTGGTCCAGCGTTTTTTCCCgcagtgtgtctttgtgagttATTTACAAGTTTTTTGACCTTGCTTTCTGCCTTTGAGTTCTTGGACTCTACCACCCACTCGTAAATCCAAATAAAGTCATTTCATTGGATCTGTCCTTGCATCTGCATCTGGGTCCTCACCTTGGTCAAGTGTAACACGACACAGAAAcgatgtgcatttatgtttacatttagagtaaattgtttttatagttctttatatttgtgttttcttttttatagttattcataataaagtttatggttaaactgtaaaatatcaagcctcaattacattgTTTTGTCATAATGGTTTGATAACGGCCTCTTAgtaattctcttttttttcattaataatttttgataataataataataataatagtaataataatgtgatttgAAAATCATACATATCCTCCTGGTCAGTGGCCATTTTAAAATTTCAACAAAGCGAGTAGCATCAATGcaagaatatatatttaaagaaaatcaataaatcacTAAATAGCAACAGAGTCAGCAGAGACATGTGATCTGAAGTTTGAGAAACAAACACTAACAATAGCACTTACACAAGATTGAGGTCTTAGTGGTCTCACTTCTTACAACATCTAATTTGACAGTATCATCCACATCATCTTCTGTAGCTTCAATAAATAATATCTTAAGAATCTATGTTCTTAAATAACTGATCTCTTGACGAACCCCTCTGTGCTTTACCTGGAACAGCGTATTCGGAGTTGACGGTGCGGCTGGTGGAAAAGGAAACCGACGGCGTGTTGTTCTGCTTGTCCTTCTGCCTGCGGCggtacagcagcagcagagccagcagcagcaccacgaGGATGACGAGCACGACGATGCCGCTGATGGCCCCCCACGACTCCCGCTcaccaggaggaagagggaccATGACGCTGCCCGTCCGCTCGGACGAGTCTGTCGCACAGGGAGCGGGAggtgaaaatacagaaatacagccGTGCTCAATTTACATATGATACAACGTGAAGGCAAATGTGTCAATGAGCGACCGTGCATTAGctcttgtttgtgtctgcacCTTGTTTGCAGTCCTCGTCTCCACTTTCACAAATGCAGTCTCCGGTGAAGCGGTCACAGACGAGGTCGTTGGGACAGGAGCAGGTCTGAGTACAGAAGGATCCAAACCGACCGGGACTACAGGCTGAAAAACACCAACATGGTGCAACATCCACGTGTTAGACATGTGGtgcaaagatttaaaaaatgctccATGATGACAAAATCGATGTTGGAAATGATTTTCAGTTGCAACCCTATGAGACTGCGTGTTTTAAGCATAAGTAATAACACTCAAAAGGGAAAGCAAACTAATCCCTTTCCCCTCAGGACATAGGGAAATAATGTTGTGatgctcaaactgtgcacttgCACTCGTATTTTGTTGCTCggacagatttcctgcgctTCAGCTCGTCTCCTCGTGCTCAAGCTGCTTTTGTGCACAAGTGAGACGTCTCCTcttggatcttttttttctgttcttggATGTCTTTGTGCAACGAGTCTGTCCAAATTCTCCGCTGAGAGGAGAAAAGCTGATGCTGAACGAACTCAAGCGctcagtttgagcacaagcagagcaaatctaatcacaaacaggggctatttgagtgcggGTGcaggttttgagtgaaagcaatACAGAATCGGAATATCAAATGAAAGTCCTGTTGCTGTGGTTACATGAGATCACGTGTCACTCACGTTTGGAGCAGTCAGTCGCAGTCCAGCCAAGCAAACACTCACAGTGACCGTCCCGGTGGTCGCATGTGGAGTTGTTggcacagttcacacacacctcagaaCACTGTTTGCCAAAGAAGCCAGAcggacaaactgaaaaacacacaacaacaatctGTCAAATCACCTGGAGACGGAATGAAGAGGATTTCAGCCACGTTCTTATAGATTAATTCTCAGATAGTGtgttcagaaaaataaaaatctgtgagTTTGGAGAATTTGCACAAAGCTGCACTGTCTTAATCGTTGATGCAAATGTTGACCTTGATCACAGTTGAGTCCCGTGTATCCAGGCAGGCAGTCACACTCTCCTGTCACATGATGGCAGCGGTACGACTCTGCACAGGACGGACAGGACATGCTGCACTGCTCGCCGAACATGCCAGCTCGGCATTCtgggagaaaacacagtgaggtgAGGCTGATGTGACACAATAAATCCATTGATCTGATCTCATCCAATCAATCACCGACCAATTGATaatgtcttttgtgtgtgtgtgtgtgtgtgtgtgtgtgtgtgtgtgtcagcttaACGTCTATTTTCTAttgtaaacatgttttgtgaccATTTTTGATTAGAAAAGCTGAACCAGAGACGGAGATTGCAAATTAGCCTCGGTTAGAAATCCTACAAAAGTTCCTGCAACATGTTTTGATGTTTCTCTGCATTGTCTCtgtcaaataaattcaaaataaatcgGTTCCTAACACTCACTGTTCTGACAGGTGACTCCCCAGTAGCCtggacgacacacacactccccagtTTCCCTTATGCACGTGTCGCTGTTGGGGCAATGCTTGAAACAGGTCTGGTTACAGTGGCGCCCCCACAGGCCCTCTGAACATGGCTCGCTACAGCGGGAACCTGCAGGAGAAATAAAATGGACAATGACAAATGAAGCAGTGAAGTTATGAAGCTCAGTGTTGTTTCGATCAGGAACTTTCTCATATTCAGATTAAAGTTTCTCCTGATTGAACAGTGGTGAAACTGTACGGGATGAAGGGGATGGCAGAAGAAATCACATCATTTACTTAATAAAAAGTGGAAATACCACAATGGATATGTAGCCAATCCTGCATTCATAtatttacttcagtaaaagtaaacAAGTATAACCAGTAAAATGTGTTATATATGCAGAATGTTTGATTACTGATACATTAAACACAAGCGTCCTCAAAGAACCGGTGGTTTTACATCAATCTCATATTGTTTGCACTGAATACTGATTATTTTCCAAAGCATGGCACAGTATCGTGAAACAACGGTTGATTTGAATGTAAAGTGTTTGTGATTTGAAGTCTCACTGGCGTTCCTTCGACTTGGAGAACAGTTCAATTTGAAGATAAACGTCGTGGTGTAAAACCTGTGGCTCCCTGGTTTGTCTGGGACCAGACTTATCTGTGATACCGAAGCCAATCTGGCAGCGGCACGAGGAGGACGTCGTCACTTACCCCACCAGCCTGGCAGACAGTGGCACTCCCCGGTGGTGGCTTGGCAGCCGTCGGCACGGACACAATCGCACCTCTTCAGGCAGCCTGGCCCAAAAGTGCCCATCTGCACGTGTGAACAAATGCCAATGGGCAGAGAATCGTCAGGGGAAATCTCTTGAACACCGAGCCAGCTCCGTCAGACACAAAACGCTACGCTGCCAGAGTGTTGCTGCACACGCAGCCTGGTGGGTTGGCACGGAGAAGCCAAAGGATTGTTACACATCTAAGAATCACATTAACGTTGACAGTGGGTGAGGTAAGAGATGAAAAGTGCCTCTGCAGAGCGTCCAATCAAAACCAACATGTCCTCATCATCACTCTTGTGATTTGTGCTGTGGTCTTATCACAGATAACAGCTCATATGTCTCCAGAGTTGACACAGAATAAATATATGGTGCAATTTTCTTATCTTCTCAAGTTCGTGTTACTTTACAAAGAGATATGTGTTTCGAGTCCAAGATATTTTCTGTTGCTAtgggaggaaaacagaaaagtgttttttttcttattcctttatttttagatatttctcattttattttattttatatttttgtttgctatgcatatatagtatattttttattttcctacaTATATTACTTATTGCTTATtacttattttctatttctaagTCAAGTCAATTGTTTATGTAACACGTTTAAAACAACCAGTGCGTAACAAgcttaaaatacaaaaataaaaagaatatgaaatatatacaaaaagCAATGAAACGTTGAACATCATAAATATTTGAGAATTAAAACTATTGCACTaaagcaaattaaatcaattgAAAGCCAGTGAGAAGAAGTCGGACTTTAGCaatgattataatatataatattgaGCATTTTGGGCTTGTCCTCCTCTTTCCTACTTCCAACATAATTACAGATAATTCCAGATAAAAAGCCTGGAACACTTACAGGGCATGGCTGGTCACAGTGCGGCCCCTGCCAGCCGGCGGTGCAGGTGCAGGATCCATCTGCGGGGTGACATTTCGCCCCGTTGGCGCAGCGGCAGGTGGCGTTGCATCCTGGGCCCCAGGTTCCCTCAGAACAGGGGGTGGAACAGCCCGGTCCTCGCCAGCCTGCAGACACACGAGGAACCGTAAGCTGGACTGGTCCCAGTTACGAGTTCACCTGCTTAGTCAACAGGTCAAAAGGTCAGTGTTTACCCTCTTTGCAGAAGCACGTCCCGTCCATCGGCGAGCAGTCGACAAAGTTTTTACAGGAACACTCCAGGGAGCAGTTTTTTCCGTAGGTGCCACTTTTACACGGACTCTCACAATGAACCCCCTGTAATGATAAGTAATAATATTAACTTCAATAAGGCAGAGGATATGTGACATCTTGATGTTACATGTAGAGTAAAAACAGATCTGAGAACTGGATTGCAGAACTCATCCTATGCACCACTCACCGTGAA encodes the following:
- the pear1 gene encoding platelet endothelial aggregation receptor 1 isoform X1, which translates into the protein MPTMQSSVVLLIVSVLIGLSCSLNPRDPNVCSLWESFTTSVKESYLHPYDQVTDEPCSDPRTSYRCMRHRITYKTAYRQAVKTDYRKRYQCCPGYYESRDKCVPRCTKECVHGRCVAPDRCQCEGGWRGDDCSSACDDKHWGPGCSNQCKCENAALCDPVKGTCQCPPGFIGRHCEDSCPAGTFGKGCLQRCKCGTGGSCDQQTGECLCRDGFTGTFCEAACSRRCQARCPCQNGGICRGKGICACPPGWTGAVCTERCPEGRFGPNCEAECVCHNRGKCDPETGQCQCAKGFTGNRCNEECAAGSYGQDCEGVCDCANGARCYNIDGGCLCEPGFSGPHCRDRMCSPGKYGMHCERTCLCQDKHTLSCHPMKGECTCQPGWAGLYCNETCAHGFYGHGCLEPCLCVNGGVCHSATGRCQCAPGFTGVHCESPCKSGTYGKNCSLECSCKNFVDCSPMDGTCFCKEGWRGPGCSTPCSEGTWGPGCNATCRCANGAKCHPADGSCTCTAGWQGPHCDQPCPMGTFGPGCLKRCDCVRADGCQATTGECHCLPGWWGSRCSEPCSEGLWGRHCNQTCFKHCPNSDTCIRETGECVCRPGYWGVTCQNKCRAGMFGEQCSMSCPSCAESYRCHHVTGECDCLPGYTGLNCDQVCPSGFFGKQCSEVCVNCANNSTCDHRDGHCECLLGWTATDCSKPCSPGRFGSFCTQTCSCPNDLVCDRFTGDCICESGDEDCKQDSSERTGSVMVPLPPGERESWGAISGIVVLVILVVLLLALLLLYRRRQKDKQNNTPSVSFSTSRTVNSEYAVPDVPYSYHHYYSNPSYHTLSQNRPPLPHLPNNHDRTIKNTNNQLFCSVKNMERERRGLFGVESNATLPADWKHHEPRKDSGAFGIDRSYSYSASLGKYYSKELKDTVAVSSSSLNSENPYATIKDLPGLPFCPPECSYMEMKSSVPRERAYTEISPPPFNPATLHRERQSSLGHSSHEDPQSHYDLPVNSHIPGHYDLPPVRRPPSPTPSPRRTPQ
- the pear1 gene encoding platelet endothelial aggregation receptor 1 isoform X3, which encodes MEFRSCDDKHWGPGCSNQCKCENAALCDPVKGTCQCPPGFIGRHCEDSCPAGTFGKGCLQRCKCGTGGSCDQQTGECLCRDGFTGTFCEAACSRRCQARCPCQNGGICRGKGICACPPGWTGAVCTERCPEGRFGPNCEAECVCHNRGKCDPETGQCQCAKGFTGNRCNEECAAGSYGQDCEGVCDCANGARCYNIDGGCLCEPGFSGPHCRDRMCSPGKYGMHCERTCLCQDKHTLSCHPMKGECTCQPGWAGLYCNETCAHGFYGHGCLEPCLCVNGGVCHSATGRCQCAPGFTGVHCESPCKSGTYGKNCSLECSCKNFVDCSPMDGTCFCKEGWRGPGCSTPCSEGTWGPGCNATCRCANGAKCHPADGSCTCTAGWQGPHCDQPCPMGTFGPGCLKRCDCVRADGCQATTGECHCLPGWWGSRCSEPCSEGLWGRHCNQTCFKHCPNSDTCIRETGECVCRPGYWGVTCQNKCRAGMFGEQCSMSCPSCAESYRCHHVTGECDCLPGYTGLNCDQVCPSGFFGKQCSEVCVNCANNSTCDHRDGHCECLLGWTATDCSKPCSPGRFGSFCTQTCSCPNDLVCDRFTGDCICESGDEDCKQDSSERTGSVMVPLPPGERESWGAISGIVVLVILVVLLLALLLLYRRRQKDKQNNTPSVSFSTSRTVNSEYAVPDVPYSYHHYYSNPSYHTLSQNRPPLPHLPNNHDRTIKNTNNQLFCSVKNMERERRGLFGVESNATLPADWKHHEPRKDSGAFGIDRSYSYSASLGKYYSKELKDTVAVSSSSLNSENPYATIKDLPGLPFCPPECSYMEMKSSVPRERAYTEISPPPFNPATLHRERQSSLGHSSHEDPQSHYDLPVNSHIPGHYDLPPVRRPPSPTPSPRRTPQ